The Anolis carolinensis isolate JA03-04 chromosome 1, rAnoCar3.1.pri, whole genome shotgun sequence genome window below encodes:
- the prox1 gene encoding prospero homeobox protein 1 isoform X4, with translation MPDHDSTALLSRQTKRRRVDIGVKRTVGTASAFFAKTRASFFSAMNPQGSEQDVEYSVVQHADGEKSNVLRKLLKRANSYEDAMMPFPGATIISQLLKNNMNKNGGTEPSFQASGLSSAGSEVHQEDVCSNSSRDSPQECLSPFGRPTMSQFDMDRLCDEHLRAKRARVENIIRGMSHSPSVALRGNENEREMAPQSVSPRESYRENKRKQKLPQQQQQSFQQLVSARKEQKREERRQLKQQLEDMQKQLRQLQEKFYQIYDSTDSENDEDAGNLSEDSLRSEMLDARARDSVGRSDNEMCELDPGQFIDRARALIREQEIAENKPRKERPKEKDHGPNSSHPEGKHLAETLKQELNTAMSQVVDTVVKIFSSKPARQLPQVFPPLQIPQARFAVNGENHNFHTANQRLQCFGDVIIPNPLDTFGNMPLPNSTDQTEALPLVVRKNSSDQSVSAPPPGSHHPVLHQSPLSAAPGFTSSSFRHPFPLPLMAYPFQNPLGAPSAAFPGKDRASPESLDLTRETTSLRTKMSSHHMNHHPCSPAHPPNTAESLSISLIKSECGDLQDISEISPYSGSAMQEGLSPNHLKKAKLMFFYTRYPSSNMLKTYFADVKFNRCITSQLIKWFSNFREFYYIQMEKYARQAINDGVTSTEELSITRDCELYRALNMHYNKANDFEVPERFLEVAQITLREFFNAIIAGKDVDPSWKKAIYKVICKLDSEVPEIFKSPNCLQELLHE, from the exons ATGCCTGACCATGACAGCACAGCCCTCTTAAGCAGGCAGACCAAGAGAAGAAGAGTTGACATTGGAGTGAAAAGGACAGTAGGGACAGCATCTGCATTTTTTGCAAAGACGAGAGCATCATTTTTTAGTGCCATGAATCCCCAAGGTTCTGAGCAGGATGTTGAGTATTCAGTGGTGCAGCATGCAGATGGGGAGAAGTCAAATGTGCTCCGTAAGCTGCTGAAGAGGGCGAACTCATATGAAGATGCCATGATGCCTTTTCCAGGAGCAACCATAATTTCCCAGCTGTTGAAAAATAACATGAACAAAAATGGTGGCACCGAGCCCAGTTTTCAAGCCAGTGGTCTCTCCAGCGCAGGCTCAGAAGTGCATCAGGAGGATGTGTGCAGCAACTCTTCAAGAGACAGCCCCCAAGAGTGTCTTTCCCCTTTTGGCAGGCCTACAATGAGCCAGTTCGATATGGATCGGTTATGTGATGAGCACCTGAGAGCTAAGCGTGCCCGGGTTGAGAATATCATTCGAGGGATGAGCCATTCCCCAAGCGTGGCATTAAGGGGCAATGAAAATGAAAGAGAGATGGCTCCGCAGTCTGTGAGCCCCCGAGAAAGTTATCGAGAAAATAAACGCAAGCAAAAGCTGcctcaacagcagcagcagagttTCCAGCAGCTGGTTTCAGCAAGGAAAGAACAGAAGCGAGAGGAGCGCAGACAGCTGAAACAGCAGCTGGAGGACATGCAGAAACAGCTGCGCCAGCTGCAGGAAAAGTTCTACCAAATCTATGACAGCACAGATTCTGAAAATGATGAAGATGCTGGTAACCTGTCTGAAGACAGCCTGCGTTCAGAAATGCTAGATGCAAGAGCAAGGGATTCTGTGGGCAGGTCGGATAACGAAATGTGCGAGTTGGACCCAGGGCAGTTCATCGACCGCGCACGTGCCCTGATCAGGGAACAGGAGATAGCTGAAAACAAACCCAGGAAGGAACGCCCCAAAGAGAAAGACCATGGGCCAAACTCTTCCCACCCAGAAGGCAAACACCTAGCTGAGACCTTGAAGCAGGAATTGAACACTGCCATGTCTCAGGTTGTGGACACAGTGgtcaaaatattttcttctaaGCCTGCCCGCCAACTTCCTCAGGTCTTCCCACCTCTTCAGATCCCCCAAGCAAGATTTGCTGTGAATGGGGAGAACCACAACTTCCACACGGCTAACCAGCGCCTTCAGTGTTTTGGTGATGTCATCATTCCAAACCCGCTCGACACCTTTGGCAATATGCCACTGCCTAATTCCACAGACCAAACAGAAGCACTGCCCCTAGTTGTCCGCAAAAATTCATCCGACCAGTCTGTCTCCGCTCCTCCTCCTGGCAGCCACCACCCTGTGCTCCACCAGTCACCGCTATCTGCTGCCCCTGGTTTCACCTCCTCTTCTTTCCGCCATCCCTTTCCACTTCCCCTTATGGCATACCCTTTTCAAAACCCACTTGGTGCACCTTCTGCTGCCTTTCCAGGGAAGGACAGAGCTTCCCCAGAATCCTTAGATCTAACAAGGGAGACCACAAGTCTGAGGACCAAGATGTCATCACATCACATGAACCATCACCCTTGCTCACCAGCACACCCACCCAACACTGCTGAAAGCCTCTCTATATCTCTCATCAAGTCTGAGTGTGGTGATCTACAAGATATTTCTGAAATCTCACCGTACTCGGGGAGCGCA ATGCAGGAAGGTCTGTCGCCAAACCACTTGAAAAAGGCTAAGCTCATGTTCTTTTATACCCGGTACCCAAGTTCCAATATGCTGAAAACATACTTTGCAGATGTAAAG TTCAACAGATGCATTACCTCTCAGCTCATCAAGTGGTTTAGCAATTTCCGTGAGTTCTACTACATTCAGATGGAGAAGTATGCTCGCCAAGCCATCAACGATGGTGTAACAAGCACTGAAGAGCTGTCTATAACCAGAGACTGTGAGCTGTACAGGGCCCTCAACATGCACTATAATAAAGCAAATGACTTTGAG
- the prox1 gene encoding prospero homeobox protein 1 isoform X1: MPDHDSTALLSRQTKRRRVDIGVKRTVGTASAFFAKTRASFFSAMNPQGSEQDVEYSVVQHADGEKSNVLRKLLKRANSYEDAMMPFPGATIISQLLKNNMNKNGGTEPSFQASGLSSAGSEVHQEDVCSNSSRDSPQECLSPFGRPTMSQFDMDRLCDEHLRAKRARVENIIRGMSHSPSVALRGNENEREMAPQSVSPRESYRENKRKQKLPQQQQQSFQQLVSARKEQKREERRQLKQQLEDMQKQLRQLQEKFYQIYDSTDSENDEDAGNLSEDSLRSEMLDARARDSVGRSDNEMCELDPGQFIDRARALIREQEIAENKPRKERPKEKDHGPNSSHPEGKHLAETLKQELNTAMSQVVDTVVKIFSSKPARQLPQVFPPLQIPQARFAVNGENHNFHTANQRLQCFGDVIIPNPLDTFGNMPLPNSTDQTEALPLVVRKNSSDQSVSAPPPGSHHPVLHQSPLSAAPGFTSSSFRHPFPLPLMAYPFQNPLGAPSAAFPGKDRASPESLDLTRETTSLRTKMSSHHMNHHPCSPAHPPNTAESLSISLIKSECGDLQDISEISPYSGSAMQEGLSPNHLKKAKLMFFYTRYPSSNMLKTYFADVKHHSSRRSPKCFSNSQYRDHSPTTERQPLPWWKATAIRGQQHHTPVDFNRCITSQLIKWFSNFREFYYIQMEKYARQAINDGVTSTEELSITRDCELYRALNMHYNKANDFEQVPERFLEVAQITLREFFNAIIAGKDVDPSWKKAIYKVICKLDSEVPEIFKSPNCLQELLHE; the protein is encoded by the exons ATGCCTGACCATGACAGCACAGCCCTCTTAAGCAGGCAGACCAAGAGAAGAAGAGTTGACATTGGAGTGAAAAGGACAGTAGGGACAGCATCTGCATTTTTTGCAAAGACGAGAGCATCATTTTTTAGTGCCATGAATCCCCAAGGTTCTGAGCAGGATGTTGAGTATTCAGTGGTGCAGCATGCAGATGGGGAGAAGTCAAATGTGCTCCGTAAGCTGCTGAAGAGGGCGAACTCATATGAAGATGCCATGATGCCTTTTCCAGGAGCAACCATAATTTCCCAGCTGTTGAAAAATAACATGAACAAAAATGGTGGCACCGAGCCCAGTTTTCAAGCCAGTGGTCTCTCCAGCGCAGGCTCAGAAGTGCATCAGGAGGATGTGTGCAGCAACTCTTCAAGAGACAGCCCCCAAGAGTGTCTTTCCCCTTTTGGCAGGCCTACAATGAGCCAGTTCGATATGGATCGGTTATGTGATGAGCACCTGAGAGCTAAGCGTGCCCGGGTTGAGAATATCATTCGAGGGATGAGCCATTCCCCAAGCGTGGCATTAAGGGGCAATGAAAATGAAAGAGAGATGGCTCCGCAGTCTGTGAGCCCCCGAGAAAGTTATCGAGAAAATAAACGCAAGCAAAAGCTGcctcaacagcagcagcagagttTCCAGCAGCTGGTTTCAGCAAGGAAAGAACAGAAGCGAGAGGAGCGCAGACAGCTGAAACAGCAGCTGGAGGACATGCAGAAACAGCTGCGCCAGCTGCAGGAAAAGTTCTACCAAATCTATGACAGCACAGATTCTGAAAATGATGAAGATGCTGGTAACCTGTCTGAAGACAGCCTGCGTTCAGAAATGCTAGATGCAAGAGCAAGGGATTCTGTGGGCAGGTCGGATAACGAAATGTGCGAGTTGGACCCAGGGCAGTTCATCGACCGCGCACGTGCCCTGATCAGGGAACAGGAGATAGCTGAAAACAAACCCAGGAAGGAACGCCCCAAAGAGAAAGACCATGGGCCAAACTCTTCCCACCCAGAAGGCAAACACCTAGCTGAGACCTTGAAGCAGGAATTGAACACTGCCATGTCTCAGGTTGTGGACACAGTGgtcaaaatattttcttctaaGCCTGCCCGCCAACTTCCTCAGGTCTTCCCACCTCTTCAGATCCCCCAAGCAAGATTTGCTGTGAATGGGGAGAACCACAACTTCCACACGGCTAACCAGCGCCTTCAGTGTTTTGGTGATGTCATCATTCCAAACCCGCTCGACACCTTTGGCAATATGCCACTGCCTAATTCCACAGACCAAACAGAAGCACTGCCCCTAGTTGTCCGCAAAAATTCATCCGACCAGTCTGTCTCCGCTCCTCCTCCTGGCAGCCACCACCCTGTGCTCCACCAGTCACCGCTATCTGCTGCCCCTGGTTTCACCTCCTCTTCTTTCCGCCATCCCTTTCCACTTCCCCTTATGGCATACCCTTTTCAAAACCCACTTGGTGCACCTTCTGCTGCCTTTCCAGGGAAGGACAGAGCTTCCCCAGAATCCTTAGATCTAACAAGGGAGACCACAAGTCTGAGGACCAAGATGTCATCACATCACATGAACCATCACCCTTGCTCACCAGCACACCCACCCAACACTGCTGAAAGCCTCTCTATATCTCTCATCAAGTCTGAGTGTGGTGATCTACAAGATATTTCTGAAATCTCACCGTACTCGGGGAGCGCA ATGCAGGAAGGTCTGTCGCCAAACCACTTGAAAAAGGCTAAGCTCATGTTCTTTTATACCCGGTACCCAAGTTCCAATATGCTGAAAACATACTTTGCAGATGTAAAG CATCATTCATCCAGAAGAAGCCCAAAGTGCTTTTCAAACAGCCAATATAGGGACCATTCACCCACCACTGAAAGGCAGCCACTTCCGTGGTGGAAGGCAACAGCCATTCGGGGTCAGCAACATCACACACCAGTAGAT TTCAACAGATGCATTACCTCTCAGCTCATCAAGTGGTTTAGCAATTTCCGTGAGTTCTACTACATTCAGATGGAGAAGTATGCTCGCCAAGCCATCAACGATGGTGTAACAAGCACTGAAGAGCTGTCTATAACCAGAGACTGTGAGCTGTACAGGGCCCTCAACATGCACTATAATAAAGCAAATGACTTTGAG
- the prox1 gene encoding prospero homeobox protein 1 isoform X3, which produces MPDHDSTALLSRQTKRRRVDIGVKRTVGTASAFFAKTRASFFSAMNPQGSEQDVEYSVVQHADGEKSNVLRKLLKRANSYEDAMMPFPGATIISQLLKNNMNKNGGTEPSFQASGLSSAGSEVHQEDVCSNSSRDSPQECLSPFGRPTMSQFDMDRLCDEHLRAKRARVENIIRGMSHSPSVALRGNENEREMAPQSVSPRESYRENKRKQKLPQQQQQSFQQLVSARKEQKREERRQLKQQLEDMQKQLRQLQEKFYQIYDSTDSENDEDAGNLSEDSLRSEMLDARARDSVGRSDNEMCELDPGQFIDRARALIREQEIAENKPRKERPKEKDHGPNSSHPEGKHLAETLKQELNTAMSQVVDTVVKIFSSKPARQLPQVFPPLQIPQARFAVNGENHNFHTANQRLQCFGDVIIPNPLDTFGNMPLPNSTDQTEALPLVVRKNSSDQSVSAPPPGSHHPVLHQSPLSAAPGFTSSSFRHPFPLPLMAYPFQNPLGAPSAAFPGKDRASPESLDLTRETTSLRTKMSSHHMNHHPCSPAHPPNTAESLSISLIKSECGDLQDISEISPYSGSAMQEGLSPNHLKKAKLMFFYTRYPSSNMLKTYFADVKFNRCITSQLIKWFSNFREFYYIQMEKYARQAINDGVTSTEELSITRDCELYRALNMHYNKANDFEQVPERFLEVAQITLREFFNAIIAGKDVDPSWKKAIYKVICKLDSEVPEIFKSPNCLQELLHE; this is translated from the exons ATGCCTGACCATGACAGCACAGCCCTCTTAAGCAGGCAGACCAAGAGAAGAAGAGTTGACATTGGAGTGAAAAGGACAGTAGGGACAGCATCTGCATTTTTTGCAAAGACGAGAGCATCATTTTTTAGTGCCATGAATCCCCAAGGTTCTGAGCAGGATGTTGAGTATTCAGTGGTGCAGCATGCAGATGGGGAGAAGTCAAATGTGCTCCGTAAGCTGCTGAAGAGGGCGAACTCATATGAAGATGCCATGATGCCTTTTCCAGGAGCAACCATAATTTCCCAGCTGTTGAAAAATAACATGAACAAAAATGGTGGCACCGAGCCCAGTTTTCAAGCCAGTGGTCTCTCCAGCGCAGGCTCAGAAGTGCATCAGGAGGATGTGTGCAGCAACTCTTCAAGAGACAGCCCCCAAGAGTGTCTTTCCCCTTTTGGCAGGCCTACAATGAGCCAGTTCGATATGGATCGGTTATGTGATGAGCACCTGAGAGCTAAGCGTGCCCGGGTTGAGAATATCATTCGAGGGATGAGCCATTCCCCAAGCGTGGCATTAAGGGGCAATGAAAATGAAAGAGAGATGGCTCCGCAGTCTGTGAGCCCCCGAGAAAGTTATCGAGAAAATAAACGCAAGCAAAAGCTGcctcaacagcagcagcagagttTCCAGCAGCTGGTTTCAGCAAGGAAAGAACAGAAGCGAGAGGAGCGCAGACAGCTGAAACAGCAGCTGGAGGACATGCAGAAACAGCTGCGCCAGCTGCAGGAAAAGTTCTACCAAATCTATGACAGCACAGATTCTGAAAATGATGAAGATGCTGGTAACCTGTCTGAAGACAGCCTGCGTTCAGAAATGCTAGATGCAAGAGCAAGGGATTCTGTGGGCAGGTCGGATAACGAAATGTGCGAGTTGGACCCAGGGCAGTTCATCGACCGCGCACGTGCCCTGATCAGGGAACAGGAGATAGCTGAAAACAAACCCAGGAAGGAACGCCCCAAAGAGAAAGACCATGGGCCAAACTCTTCCCACCCAGAAGGCAAACACCTAGCTGAGACCTTGAAGCAGGAATTGAACACTGCCATGTCTCAGGTTGTGGACACAGTGgtcaaaatattttcttctaaGCCTGCCCGCCAACTTCCTCAGGTCTTCCCACCTCTTCAGATCCCCCAAGCAAGATTTGCTGTGAATGGGGAGAACCACAACTTCCACACGGCTAACCAGCGCCTTCAGTGTTTTGGTGATGTCATCATTCCAAACCCGCTCGACACCTTTGGCAATATGCCACTGCCTAATTCCACAGACCAAACAGAAGCACTGCCCCTAGTTGTCCGCAAAAATTCATCCGACCAGTCTGTCTCCGCTCCTCCTCCTGGCAGCCACCACCCTGTGCTCCACCAGTCACCGCTATCTGCTGCCCCTGGTTTCACCTCCTCTTCTTTCCGCCATCCCTTTCCACTTCCCCTTATGGCATACCCTTTTCAAAACCCACTTGGTGCACCTTCTGCTGCCTTTCCAGGGAAGGACAGAGCTTCCCCAGAATCCTTAGATCTAACAAGGGAGACCACAAGTCTGAGGACCAAGATGTCATCACATCACATGAACCATCACCCTTGCTCACCAGCACACCCACCCAACACTGCTGAAAGCCTCTCTATATCTCTCATCAAGTCTGAGTGTGGTGATCTACAAGATATTTCTGAAATCTCACCGTACTCGGGGAGCGCA ATGCAGGAAGGTCTGTCGCCAAACCACTTGAAAAAGGCTAAGCTCATGTTCTTTTATACCCGGTACCCAAGTTCCAATATGCTGAAAACATACTTTGCAGATGTAAAG TTCAACAGATGCATTACCTCTCAGCTCATCAAGTGGTTTAGCAATTTCCGTGAGTTCTACTACATTCAGATGGAGAAGTATGCTCGCCAAGCCATCAACGATGGTGTAACAAGCACTGAAGAGCTGTCTATAACCAGAGACTGTGAGCTGTACAGGGCCCTCAACATGCACTATAATAAAGCAAATGACTTTGAG
- the prox1 gene encoding prospero homeobox protein 1 isoform X2, with protein sequence MPDHDSTALLSRQTKRRRVDIGVKRTVGTASAFFAKTRASFFSAMNPQGSEQDVEYSVVQHADGEKSNVLRKLLKRANSYEDAMMPFPGATIISQLLKNNMNKNGGTEPSFQASGLSSAGSEVHQEDVCSNSSRDSPQECLSPFGRPTMSQFDMDRLCDEHLRAKRARVENIIRGMSHSPSVALRGNENEREMAPQSVSPRESYRENKRKQKLPQQQQQSFQQLVSARKEQKREERRQLKQQLEDMQKQLRQLQEKFYQIYDSTDSENDEDAGNLSEDSLRSEMLDARARDSVGRSDNEMCELDPGQFIDRARALIREQEIAENKPRKERPKEKDHGPNSSHPEGKHLAETLKQELNTAMSQVVDTVVKIFSSKPARQLPQVFPPLQIPQARFAVNGENHNFHTANQRLQCFGDVIIPNPLDTFGNMPLPNSTDQTEALPLVVRKNSSDQSVSAPPPGSHHPVLHQSPLSAAPGFTSSSFRHPFPLPLMAYPFQNPLGAPSAAFPGKDRASPESLDLTRETTSLRTKMSSHHMNHHPCSPAHPPNTAESLSISLIKSECGDLQDISEISPYSGSAMQEGLSPNHLKKAKLMFFYTRYPSSNMLKTYFADVKHHSSRRSPKCFSNSQYRDHSPTTERQPLPWWKATAIRGQQHHTPVDFNRCITSQLIKWFSNFREFYYIQMEKYARQAINDGVTSTEELSITRDCELYRALNMHYNKANDFEVPERFLEVAQITLREFFNAIIAGKDVDPSWKKAIYKVICKLDSEVPEIFKSPNCLQELLHE encoded by the exons ATGCCTGACCATGACAGCACAGCCCTCTTAAGCAGGCAGACCAAGAGAAGAAGAGTTGACATTGGAGTGAAAAGGACAGTAGGGACAGCATCTGCATTTTTTGCAAAGACGAGAGCATCATTTTTTAGTGCCATGAATCCCCAAGGTTCTGAGCAGGATGTTGAGTATTCAGTGGTGCAGCATGCAGATGGGGAGAAGTCAAATGTGCTCCGTAAGCTGCTGAAGAGGGCGAACTCATATGAAGATGCCATGATGCCTTTTCCAGGAGCAACCATAATTTCCCAGCTGTTGAAAAATAACATGAACAAAAATGGTGGCACCGAGCCCAGTTTTCAAGCCAGTGGTCTCTCCAGCGCAGGCTCAGAAGTGCATCAGGAGGATGTGTGCAGCAACTCTTCAAGAGACAGCCCCCAAGAGTGTCTTTCCCCTTTTGGCAGGCCTACAATGAGCCAGTTCGATATGGATCGGTTATGTGATGAGCACCTGAGAGCTAAGCGTGCCCGGGTTGAGAATATCATTCGAGGGATGAGCCATTCCCCAAGCGTGGCATTAAGGGGCAATGAAAATGAAAGAGAGATGGCTCCGCAGTCTGTGAGCCCCCGAGAAAGTTATCGAGAAAATAAACGCAAGCAAAAGCTGcctcaacagcagcagcagagttTCCAGCAGCTGGTTTCAGCAAGGAAAGAACAGAAGCGAGAGGAGCGCAGACAGCTGAAACAGCAGCTGGAGGACATGCAGAAACAGCTGCGCCAGCTGCAGGAAAAGTTCTACCAAATCTATGACAGCACAGATTCTGAAAATGATGAAGATGCTGGTAACCTGTCTGAAGACAGCCTGCGTTCAGAAATGCTAGATGCAAGAGCAAGGGATTCTGTGGGCAGGTCGGATAACGAAATGTGCGAGTTGGACCCAGGGCAGTTCATCGACCGCGCACGTGCCCTGATCAGGGAACAGGAGATAGCTGAAAACAAACCCAGGAAGGAACGCCCCAAAGAGAAAGACCATGGGCCAAACTCTTCCCACCCAGAAGGCAAACACCTAGCTGAGACCTTGAAGCAGGAATTGAACACTGCCATGTCTCAGGTTGTGGACACAGTGgtcaaaatattttcttctaaGCCTGCCCGCCAACTTCCTCAGGTCTTCCCACCTCTTCAGATCCCCCAAGCAAGATTTGCTGTGAATGGGGAGAACCACAACTTCCACACGGCTAACCAGCGCCTTCAGTGTTTTGGTGATGTCATCATTCCAAACCCGCTCGACACCTTTGGCAATATGCCACTGCCTAATTCCACAGACCAAACAGAAGCACTGCCCCTAGTTGTCCGCAAAAATTCATCCGACCAGTCTGTCTCCGCTCCTCCTCCTGGCAGCCACCACCCTGTGCTCCACCAGTCACCGCTATCTGCTGCCCCTGGTTTCACCTCCTCTTCTTTCCGCCATCCCTTTCCACTTCCCCTTATGGCATACCCTTTTCAAAACCCACTTGGTGCACCTTCTGCTGCCTTTCCAGGGAAGGACAGAGCTTCCCCAGAATCCTTAGATCTAACAAGGGAGACCACAAGTCTGAGGACCAAGATGTCATCACATCACATGAACCATCACCCTTGCTCACCAGCACACCCACCCAACACTGCTGAAAGCCTCTCTATATCTCTCATCAAGTCTGAGTGTGGTGATCTACAAGATATTTCTGAAATCTCACCGTACTCGGGGAGCGCA ATGCAGGAAGGTCTGTCGCCAAACCACTTGAAAAAGGCTAAGCTCATGTTCTTTTATACCCGGTACCCAAGTTCCAATATGCTGAAAACATACTTTGCAGATGTAAAG CATCATTCATCCAGAAGAAGCCCAAAGTGCTTTTCAAACAGCCAATATAGGGACCATTCACCCACCACTGAAAGGCAGCCACTTCCGTGGTGGAAGGCAACAGCCATTCGGGGTCAGCAACATCACACACCAGTAGAT TTCAACAGATGCATTACCTCTCAGCTCATCAAGTGGTTTAGCAATTTCCGTGAGTTCTACTACATTCAGATGGAGAAGTATGCTCGCCAAGCCATCAACGATGGTGTAACAAGCACTGAAGAGCTGTCTATAACCAGAGACTGTGAGCTGTACAGGGCCCTCAACATGCACTATAATAAAGCAAATGACTTTGAG